The genomic DNA AATTTTCAAAACCTATGTCCTCGGATCAATTTTGGGAACAGGGTTCGCAACTTCATGATGAACTCTCGGATGAATACAACAGTCGAATATGGGAAGATGAATCCTACAAAACATCGCAGGCAAGGAGTGAATATATCCTCAAGGACGCAGCACAGCAGGAGCAGTGGCGGGAAACCTATTTAACCCAACGGATTGCACAGATCCAACGCGCTCGCCCGCTAACCCGTATCTCACCCGCCGCGGTACTCCAACACCTTTTGGAAGCTTTCGCGGGGACCGGACTTCAACGGCATGTCCAATTCGTGGAGAATACGCAGGAGTACGCACAGGAATACCGACAATTCATTGTTGATACTGATAGAGCCGATCCGCAGAGCCTCCATCTCATAGGAGTTCGGGAAGGGATTTCCAAGAAGCCCGTAAGCCCACGGGCAATACCGAAATTTGAAGATACGCTAAGTTTCAGTAAAGATATCAACACAGCAACAGTAGATTTGTTATTGTTAGTTCTATATTTCATCGTGCTTCTATCTGGAGCGAATCTCGCATGGGTGCGAGTTGAGGTATAGTTTCGGATATTTTTGTTGTTCTACCAAAGTGAAGGAGGATTCATCAGTGCGAAAGTTCGTTATAATCAGTGTGTTCCTTTTATTCTTGGTTTTGCTGACGTTTTTACCGCGCCTGTCATCGCTTTCAGCACACTGGGCAAGCGATGAGTTTTTATGGATGGAACGCTCGCGCGAATTCTTATCCGCGATGAAAACTCAGCAGTTCAGAAAAACATACATCACGTATCATCCGGGTGTCACAACCTGCTGGTTGGGCAGTATGGCTATCTGGTACAGATCCCAGCGTGATGGCTTATCCGAAAGTTGGCTTAACCATAACCATAGCTTTCTGACCCCAGAGATACTGGCGAGTATCCGGTTTCCAGTAGGTGTCGTGACAGGTATTCTCATACTACTGGCAGGCATCCTCATATACCGTTTGTTTGGCAGAACCACAGCGTGTCTGGGCACGCTCTTTTTAGCCGTTGAGCCGTTTTTGCTTGCTGAAAGTCGACGGGCACACACAGACGCTTTAACGTCGTTGTTTCTGTTTTTAGCGTTGCTGTTGTGGCTCTGTTATCTGAAAAATGAAAGGTTCCGGCGGAGCGATCTCGTTCTCTCGGGGATCAGTTTCGGACTTGCCTGTCTTTCCAAAAGTGTTGCCTGCGCATTTCTGTTATTTCTCCCACTCCTCCTCGGATGGTACATCATATACCGTAATGTGCCCTGGGCGAAAATGGTTTGCAGTGCGCTATTGTGGATGATGTCCGCACTGATGACGGTGACGGTTGTCTGGCCCTATATGTGGACTACCACCTTCAAACTTTGGAATATACCGGTATTCCCGATCCTTTTCATCGGATGCGGTGCAAATTTAGTCTGGTGTAGTAGAAAACTTTCAAGCGATACAGATTCTATGTTAACTCGCGTTGAACTCTTGATTTTAGCCTATGGCCTCTTTATGACAGTCGGTGTCTTAGTATCCTCTATACCACATATTATGGATGCGATGCATTGGGCAGTCACTGAAGCGAATGCTGTTCCGACGTTGTTCTTAGGGGAAATCCGATACAACCCTGGAATTCTCTATTTTCCAGTGATGTGGTTGGTATGGAGCACCCCCTTAACATTCCCGTTAATCGGTTTTGCGATCTATCGCGTATGGCAACAGCGAAACAGTAGGC from Candidatus Poribacteria bacterium includes the following:
- a CDS encoding phospholipid carrier-dependent glycosyltransferase yields the protein MRKFVIISVFLLFLVLLTFLPRLSSLSAHWASDEFLWMERSREFLSAMKTQQFRKTYITYHPGVTTCWLGSMAIWYRSQRDGLSESWLNHNHSFLTPEILASIRFPVGVVTGILILLAGILIYRLFGRTTACLGTLFLAVEPFLLAESRRAHTDALTSLFLFLALLLWLCYLKNERFRRSDLVLSGISFGLACLSKSVACAFLLFLPLLLGWYIIYRNVPWAKMVCSALLWMMSALMTVTVVWPYMWTTTFKLWNIPVFPILFIGCGANLVWCSRKLSSDTDSMLTRVELLILAYGLFMTVGVLVSSIPHIMDAMHWAVTEANAVPTLFLGEIRYNPGILYFPVMWLVWSTPLTFPLIGFAIYRVWQQRNSRQQMFSVVVVLGLFVLFYLVGLTIASKKISRYIVVFLPVVSLLTTLGAIEAVALFKKKQWKLILIAALLMLQIAPILRLHPYYRTYYYPLLSGKWIAMNTSSITGAGLSLAADYLNSLPNASQLRVRLSPFSGDMVSYLIKDTSLQESNTNASNTFDYEVEYLYDRQILGPPVDPPPKNADQEDEWQPTEEDARELEHVVRLNDIDYVWIYRLCAKEHTDNAP